One genomic segment of Aquipluma nitroreducens includes these proteins:
- a CDS encoding CoA-binding protein encodes MNPLIDNFVSSKRIAVIGMSRSGKKFGNMAAKELKTKGYEIFPIHPEAQEIEGMNCFPNLKSLSGKVDGVWISIPPRNVSSVLEEAALIGLKNIWLQQGAWSNEVQQTIDQLNLSVVSKKCILMYAPPVKSVHKFHRTIVGIFGKL; translated from the coding sequence ATGAATCCTTTGATTGATAATTTTGTGAGCTCAAAACGTATCGCAGTGATTGGTATGTCCCGTTCAGGTAAGAAATTTGGCAACATGGCTGCAAAAGAGTTGAAAACAAAAGGCTATGAAATTTTTCCAATTCACCCCGAAGCCCAGGAGATTGAAGGAATGAACTGTTTCCCTAACCTTAAAAGTTTAAGTGGGAAGGTGGATGGTGTATGGATTTCGATACCGCCCAGGAATGTTTCATCGGTTTTGGAAGAAGCCGCTCTTATTGGCCTGAAAAACATATGGCTGCAACAAGGCGCCTGGTCAAACGAAGTTCAGCAAACGATTGATCAATTGAATCTGTCGGTTGTTTCTAAGAAGTGTATCCTGATGTATGCCCCGCCAGTGAAGTCGGTTCATAAATTTCACCGGACGATAGTTGGTATTTTTGGAAAGTTGTAA
- a CDS encoding ATP-binding protein: MILIKRDLQEIIEGNLFKRKAIILLGARQVGKTTLCKQVADKLGLPTLFLNCDEPEPRSLLTDTNLLRLKQLIGSSKLIIIDEAQRVKNIGLTLKIIIDNIAEVQVIVTGSSSLDIANEINEPLTGRKYEYNVFPFSTSELVQNSSFLSERQLLEQRLIYGQYPEVVNNPAEARETLINNLNSYLYKDLLAINDVRKSSQLEKLVEALALQIGSEVSYNELAQLLHSNPHTIERYIDLLEQSFVLFRLQAYSGNVRNEIKKGRKIYFCDTGIRNAIIGNFNSLNLRQDVGALWENFFIAERIKYHHYRRNFVKSYFWRSFQQQEIDFIEVENAEITTFEMKWNKNKRGSLPATFANAYTVKNSHTVTPENYTDFLLA; this comes from the coding sequence ATGATACTGATAAAAAGAGATTTACAGGAAATTATCGAAGGAAACCTGTTTAAGCGGAAAGCGATTATCCTTTTGGGAGCCCGGCAGGTTGGAAAAACTACGCTTTGTAAACAGGTAGCAGATAAACTGGGTTTACCCACCCTTTTCTTGAACTGCGATGAACCAGAACCCCGAAGCCTGTTGACTGACACCAATTTATTGCGATTGAAGCAGTTAATCGGTTCTTCAAAACTAATTATAATTGACGAGGCCCAGCGGGTAAAAAACATAGGATTAACTTTAAAAATTATTATCGACAACATCGCTGAAGTGCAGGTAATTGTTACTGGGTCGTCATCGTTGGATATTGCCAATGAAATAAACGAGCCGCTCACGGGAAGAAAGTATGAATACAATGTTTTTCCTTTTTCTACCAGCGAACTAGTTCAAAACAGTAGTTTTCTTTCCGAACGTCAACTGCTTGAGCAACGTCTTATTTACGGGCAATACCCTGAGGTAGTGAATAATCCGGCCGAAGCCCGGGAAACGCTGATAAACAATCTGAATAGTTATTTGTACAAAGATTTGCTCGCCATCAATGATGTGAGAAAGTCATCACAACTCGAAAAACTTGTCGAGGCGTTGGCCTTACAGATTGGAAGTGAGGTGTCGTACAACGAACTGGCCCAATTACTTCATTCCAATCCGCATACGATTGAGCGGTATATCGATCTGTTGGAGCAAAGCTTTGTGTTGTTCAGGTTACAAGCCTATAGCGGGAATGTGAGAAATGAGATTAAGAAGGGCAGAAAGATTTATTTTTGCGACACAGGCATACGGAATGCAATTATTGGAAACTTTAACAGTTTGAATCTGAGGCAAGACGTTGGTGCTTTGTGGGAGAATTTTTTCATAGCCGAACGAATAAAGTACCACCATTATCGGCGAAATTTTGTTAAGAGTTATTTCTGGAGAAGTTTTCAGCAGCAAGAAATTGATTTTATTGAGGTAGAGAACGCTGAAATTACCACTTTTGAAATGAAATGGAACAAAAATAAAAGGGGAAGTTTGCCGGCAACTTTTGCCAACGCCTATACTGTAAAGAACAGTCATACAGTAACTCCTGAAAATTATACCGATTTTTTATTGGCGTAA
- a CDS encoding inorganic phosphate transporter, whose translation MSIYIFFLVVLFILAISDLTVGVANDAVNFLNSAIGSKVATRRVIMIVASVGIMVGALFANGMMEVARKGLFYPQYYLFTEIIIIYMAVMFTDVLLLDFFNTFGLPTSTTVSLVFGLLGAAIGMAFIKVGEGDTIMVDGVQKIAQISDYINSTKALTIISSILLSVVFSFVFGVVIQWLSRLLFSFNIEKTIKYYGALWGGLAISAITYFILIKGVKDASFMTAEMYAMIKENTLAIIGLSFVFWAFFLQLLSWILKVNPLKVVVLVGTFALAMAFAGNDLVNFVGVPLAGLESFKIFSGNGGNDLLMGKLLGDIKTPSYFLIIAGIIMLIVLWFSKKAQTVIETSLSLSRQDEGTERFGSSAFSRVLVRRVVNTGTFFSQVIPQPIINKISSRFDTTKMDERSKKDPNPPMFDMVRASVNMMVASILIAIGTSYKLPLSTTYVTFMVAMSTSLVDGAWGRDSAVYRITGVFTVVGGWFITGLAAFSVAFFLSLFMGWAQVFGVVSILFFAILAFYRTHLLHKKREEEFQTKSEDIEDIPTVNQMFETNNKGIEKNLNLLSDIFSKTIKGLVDEDRKELKKQLKISVEMEQKLVNKKSKIHQTINSMPSDSIEASYFYILTLDYLKELAHAINYMAEPVFNHVDNNHKPILPTQGAELTQIAVELSGFTQKMIEKLSINSEEKLEEIITEQLRIIGVIREVRRNLIKSIKKNDVSTKNSMLILNILSGARNILNYSINMMKIQSDFAGIMKN comes from the coding sequence ATGAGTATTTACATTTTCTTTTTAGTAGTACTTTTTATTCTGGCCATATCCGACTTAACTGTTGGGGTTGCCAATGATGCTGTGAATTTTCTGAATTCAGCCATTGGCTCAAAAGTGGCTACACGCCGGGTTATTATGATTGTAGCCAGTGTTGGAATTATGGTTGGGGCACTTTTTGCCAACGGAATGATGGAAGTTGCGCGTAAAGGATTATTCTATCCGCAGTATTACCTGTTTACCGAAATCATTATTATTTATATGGCCGTCATGTTTACTGATGTGCTGTTACTCGATTTCTTTAACACCTTTGGATTACCCACATCAACAACCGTTTCGCTTGTTTTTGGCTTACTTGGAGCTGCCATTGGGATGGCATTTATAAAAGTTGGTGAGGGTGATACGATTATGGTCGATGGGGTTCAGAAGATTGCACAAATAAGCGACTATATCAATTCAACAAAGGCACTTACAATTATATCGAGTATACTTTTGTCAGTAGTTTTTTCATTTGTTTTTGGAGTTGTTATCCAATGGCTTAGCCGATTATTATTTAGTTTCAATATTGAAAAAACTATTAAATATTATGGTGCATTATGGGGCGGGTTGGCTATCTCGGCTATCACATATTTTATCCTGATTAAGGGTGTGAAAGATGCCTCTTTTATGACCGCCGAAATGTATGCTATGATCAAGGAGAATACGCTTGCAATTATAGGATTGAGTTTTGTTTTTTGGGCATTTTTTCTTCAATTGCTGTCCTGGATTCTTAAAGTTAATCCGTTGAAAGTTGTGGTATTGGTTGGCACCTTTGCATTGGCAATGGCTTTCGCTGGAAACGATTTGGTGAATTTTGTGGGCGTTCCACTTGCAGGGCTTGAATCTTTTAAGATATTTTCAGGAAATGGCGGAAACGATCTTCTGATGGGGAAATTACTTGGCGATATAAAAACACCTTCTTATTTTTTGATTATCGCGGGTATCATCATGTTAATCGTTCTTTGGTTTTCGAAAAAAGCGCAAACAGTTATTGAAACTTCCCTGAGCCTGAGTCGCCAGGATGAAGGTACTGAACGATTTGGTTCATCTGCCTTTTCAAGGGTTTTGGTTCGTCGGGTAGTTAATACTGGGACATTTTTCAGTCAGGTAATTCCTCAACCTATCATTAATAAGATTAGTAGCCGTTTCGATACTACTAAGATGGATGAACGATCAAAAAAGGATCCAAATCCTCCGATGTTCGATATGGTGAGAGCTTCGGTAAACATGATGGTTGCATCGATCCTGATTGCTATCGGAACATCCTATAAATTGCCGCTTTCAACCACTTATGTGACATTTATGGTTGCCATGAGTACTTCATTGGTTGATGGAGCGTGGGGTCGCGATAGTGCTGTTTATCGCATTACCGGCGTATTTACTGTTGTTGGAGGCTGGTTTATTACTGGTTTGGCTGCTTTTTCAGTTGCTTTCTTTCTCTCGTTATTTATGGGCTGGGCCCAGGTCTTTGGTGTTGTATCCATTTTGTTTTTTGCTATTCTGGCATTTTACAGAACCCATTTATTGCACAAGAAACGTGAAGAAGAATTTCAGACTAAATCCGAGGATATAGAAGATATTCCTACTGTGAACCAGATGTTTGAAACCAACAACAAAGGGATTGAAAAAAACCTGAATCTGCTAAGTGACATTTTTAGTAAAACGATTAAAGGACTTGTTGATGAAGACCGAAAGGAATTGAAGAAACAACTTAAGATTTCGGTTGAAATGGAACAGAAACTGGTCAATAAAAAAAGTAAGATTCATCAGACAATCAATTCAATGCCCTCTGATTCGATTGAGGCAAGCTATTTTTATATTTTAACGCTTGATTACCTGAAAGAATTAGCACATGCGATCAATTATATGGCCGAGCCTGTTTTTAATCATGTCGACAACAATCACAAACCAATTCTACCCACTCAAGGCGCTGAACTTACACAAATTGCCGTAGAATTATCTGGTTTTACCCAAAAGATGATTGAAAAGCTAAGCATAAATAGCGAAGAAAAACTGGAAGAAATCATTACAGAGCAGCTTAGAATTATTGGGGTAATAAGAGAAGTTCGCAGGAACCTTATTAAATCGATTAAGAAAAACGATGTAAGTACGAAAAACAGCATGCTTATTTTGAATATATTGAGTGGTGCCCGAAACATTCTGAATTACTCAATTAACATGATGAAAATCCAGAGTGACTTTGCGGGTATTATGAAGAATTAA
- a CDS encoding ABC transporter ATP-binding protein, giving the protein MSNILNIQNLCCGYPKFQLLDINIDIPKGSFAGIIGPNGSGKTTLFRAITGTLGLKSGKILLSDKNLKSFSLRDRAQNIAIVSQFIEAGDMTVEDYVLMGRIPYHSRFNFFETDDDFEIARKYMEMTDTWRFKDQLMSELSGGEQQLAGIARALTQQPQLLLLDEPTSHLDITHQVHILNVLQQLNQEMGLSVLMVIHDLNLASEYCDWLILVNQGKIHTQGTPEEVLTFQNIEDVYQTVVVTQNNPLSGKPAIFLASQKVLKEIQEKLAKK; this is encoded by the coding sequence ATGAGTAATATCCTGAACATTCAAAACCTGTGTTGCGGGTATCCAAAATTTCAATTGTTGGATATTAACATCGACATTCCCAAGGGTTCATTCGCCGGAATTATCGGGCCAAACGGTTCAGGAAAAACCACGCTTTTCCGCGCCATCACCGGAACGCTTGGCCTGAAATCAGGAAAAATATTGCTTTCGGATAAGAACCTGAAGTCATTTTCATTGCGCGATCGGGCGCAAAACATTGCCATTGTCAGCCAGTTTATCGAAGCAGGCGACATGACAGTAGAAGATTACGTGCTGATGGGACGGATTCCGTATCACAGCCGGTTCAATTTTTTCGAGACTGACGACGATTTTGAGATTGCCCGCAAATACATGGAAATGACTGATACCTGGCGTTTCAAGGATCAACTGATGTCGGAGTTGAGCGGCGGGGAACAGCAGTTGGCCGGGATAGCCCGCGCCCTGACACAGCAGCCACAACTGCTTTTGCTCGACGAACCTACTTCGCACCTCGATATCACACACCAGGTGCATATTCTGAATGTGTTGCAGCAGCTCAATCAGGAAATGGGGCTATCGGTTTTGATGGTCATTCACGACCTGAATTTAGCTTCGGAATATTGCGATTGGCTTATCCTTGTTAATCAAGGGAAAATTCATACTCAGGGCACTCCGGAAGAAGTGCTGACTTTCCAAAACATCGAGGATGTTTATCAAACCGTGGTGGTCACCCAGAACAACCCGCTTTCTGGAAAACCCGCTATTTTTCTGGCATCGCAAAAGGTACTGAAAGAAATTCAGGAGAAATTGGCGAAAAAGTGA
- a CDS encoding M15 family metallopeptidase encodes MHTKAYLILLFLLSLIIGNGYAQNQNPYGLKIISTEDEYRKCISQDDDQELIDIQKFIPEIVLDIRYATAHNFTGQAVYPSARAFARKPVVMQLKAIQEELKSKKLGLKIYDAYRPYAISVKFYDVYLDSTFVASPRKGSRHNRGAAIDLTLIDLQTRNELEMTSQFDDFSDKAIPDYKGGTAIQNANRKILIETMAKHGFIVYSSEWWHYDFNDWQKFGLMDLSFEQLDAIH; translated from the coding sequence ATGCACACAAAGGCGTATTTAATCCTTTTATTTTTACTTTCTCTGATTATTGGAAATGGTTATGCCCAAAACCAAAATCCATACGGACTTAAAATTATCTCTACGGAAGATGAATATCGGAAGTGTATCAGTCAGGATGATGATCAGGAACTTATTGATATTCAGAAGTTCATTCCTGAAATTGTTTTAGATATCCGATATGCCACGGCTCACAATTTTACGGGTCAAGCCGTTTATCCTTCCGCCAGGGCATTTGCCCGGAAACCGGTTGTGATGCAGCTAAAAGCCATTCAGGAGGAACTGAAAAGCAAAAAACTTGGGTTGAAGATATACGATGCTTATCGCCCATATGCCATCTCCGTTAAATTTTATGATGTGTATCTCGACTCCACTTTTGTGGCCAGCCCGCGCAAAGGCTCAAGGCATAACCGGGGTGCTGCCATCGACCTGACGCTGATTGATCTCCAAACCAGAAATGAACTGGAAATGACCAGTCAGTTTGATGATTTCTCAGATAAAGCTATTCCTGATTATAAAGGAGGGACGGCTATTCAAAATGCCAATCGGAAAATTCTCATTGAAACGATGGCTAAACATGGATTTATTGTTTATTCGTCGGAATGGTGGCATTACGATTTCAACGACTGGCAAAAGTTTGGATTAATGGATCTTTCTTTTGAGCAACTCGATGCTATTCATTAA
- a CDS encoding response regulator, with the protein MDVKASMPTEPVKVNYCINSNMPQMDGFEMVQQTRESDRKSPILFLSARSSVDDVISRFTLSGNE; encoded by the coding sequence TTGGATGTAAAGGCATCAATGCCGACTGAACCTGTTAAGGTTAACTATTGCATAAACTCCAATATGCCACAAATGGACGGCTTTGAGATGGTTCAACAAACCAGGGAAAGCGACCGGAAATCTCCAATCCTGTTTCTTTCCGCACGCTCTTCGGTTGACGATGTGATTAGCAGGTTTACCCTGAGCGGTAACGAATAG
- a CDS encoding FecCD family ABC transporter permease, with protein sequence MQQKYLRWAFYLAGLLILLVASVVLSLSVGEMNLGFMDIFSILGKGHESMEYTILSQIRIPRVLLGVAVGGSLSLSGILLQGIYRNPLVEPYTLGISGGASLGVAFVIVFGLHQLVGSFVLPLAGFAGSFLIIFLVYTISTRSGRVNIQSMLLTGVMISFIASSSMMLLMATTSSENLHGIIFWIMGSLDEPDMSLIYITLIISVGALIVSYLFVQPLNALRLGEEKAKHLGINTDLSIKLLFLLASLLAGVSVAVAGVIGFVGLIIPHLMRLLVGSDYRILLISSFLSGSIFLVLSDVIARTIISPNELPIGVITGIVGGIAFLLMISRSSYRSLNKSR encoded by the coding sequence ATGCAACAAAAATACCTTCGGTGGGCTTTTTATTTAGCCGGATTATTGATCCTGCTTGTTGCTTCGGTGGTTTTATCGCTGTCGGTTGGCGAAATGAACCTCGGCTTCATGGACATTTTCAGCATTCTTGGGAAAGGACATGAAAGCATGGAATACACAATCCTGAGCCAGATTCGCATACCACGAGTTTTGCTCGGAGTTGCGGTTGGTGGATCGCTCAGCCTTTCAGGAATATTGTTGCAGGGTATTTACCGCAATCCACTGGTTGAACCTTACACGCTGGGCATTTCGGGAGGAGCGTCGCTGGGCGTGGCCTTTGTTATTGTGTTCGGACTGCATCAATTGGTAGGTTCGTTTGTGTTGCCATTGGCCGGTTTTGCTGGTTCTTTCCTGATTATTTTTCTGGTTTACACCATCAGCACCCGCAGTGGTCGCGTCAATATTCAAAGCATGCTGCTTACCGGGGTAATGATCAGTTTTATTGCTTCATCGTCGATGATGCTTTTGATGGCAACAACCAGCTCCGAAAACCTGCACGGTATCATTTTCTGGATCATGGGCTCGCTCGATGAACCCGACATGTCGCTGATATACATTACACTGATCATTTCGGTGGGTGCGCTTATTGTTTCGTATTTGTTTGTACAACCGCTCAATGCGTTACGGCTTGGAGAAGAAAAAGCCAAACATCTCGGAATTAACACCGATTTGTCGATCAAGCTCCTGTTTTTGCTGGCATCGCTGCTTGCCGGAGTCTCGGTAGCTGTTGCCGGGGTCATTGGTTTTGTTGGGTTGATCATTCCTCACCTGATGCGCCTTTTGGTGGGTTCCGATTACCGTATTTTGCTGATCAGTTCCTTTTTGTCGGGCTCTATTTTTTTGGTGCTTTCGGACGTGATTGCCCGCACCATTATATCGCCCAACGAGCTTCCCATCGGTGTGATCACCGGAATCGTTGGTGGAATTGCATTTTTACTGATGATCAGCCGTTCGTCGTACCGTTCACTCAATAAAAGCCGATGA
- a CDS encoding aldo/keto reductase — protein MIPITKLYNGVEMPWLGLGVHRAGSGSEAETAIQCALRAGYRSIDTATYYQNERAVGKAVFESGVRREDIFLTTKVWNTDQGYHSTINAFEASLEKLQTSYLDLYLIHWPQSELTFETWKAMEELYEKGQIRAIGVCNFLIPHLKRLMENSRIKPMVNQFEFHPELVQPELLQFCKDNQIQPEAWRPIMKGRVNEIEFLQELSDKYQKSPVQIVLRWDIQKEVVTIPKSVTPERIISNADIFDFELSADDMARIDKLDKNARLGEDPNIHHF, from the coding sequence ATGATTCCTATAACAAAATTATACAATGGAGTAGAAATGCCCTGGCTTGGTCTTGGTGTTCACCGGGCTGGCTCTGGTTCTGAGGCTGAGACTGCTATCCAATGTGCGCTTCGGGCTGGTTACCGAAGCATTGATACCGCTACATATTACCAAAACGAACGCGCTGTAGGCAAAGCAGTCTTCGAAAGTGGCGTTCGGCGCGAAGATATTTTCCTGACAACTAAAGTCTGGAACACCGATCAGGGATATCATTCGACAATAAACGCTTTTGAGGCTAGTCTCGAAAAGCTACAAACAAGTTATTTGGATTTATATCTGATTCATTGGCCGCAAAGCGAACTCACTTTCGAAACCTGGAAGGCAATGGAAGAGCTATACGAAAAAGGCCAGATCCGTGCTATCGGTGTATGTAATTTTCTCATTCCACATCTAAAGCGGCTCATGGAAAATTCGCGAATAAAGCCAATGGTTAACCAATTTGAATTTCATCCGGAGCTGGTTCAACCCGAATTACTTCAATTTTGCAAAGACAACCAGATTCAGCCCGAAGCCTGGCGACCAATTATGAAAGGTAGGGTGAATGAAATTGAATTCCTTCAGGAATTATCAGATAAATATCAGAAATCGCCAGTTCAAATTGTTTTGAGGTGGGATATTCAGAAAGAAGTGGTGACGATTCCAAAATCAGTTACTCCGGAGCGAATTATAAGCAACGCTGATATTTTTGATTTTGAACTTTCGGCTGATGATATGGCCCGAATCGATAAATTGGATAAAAATGCAAGGCTGGGCGAAGATCCAAACATCCATCATTTTTGA
- a CDS encoding cob(I)yrinic acid a,c-diamide adenosyltransferase, translating into MNTGLVHIYTGEGKGKTTAAVGLAVRALGHGMTVCYAHFNKRPELYGYHEIQSLQKLGATILGFTEGHWSFNPKVTRESSREDVKNGLIQLTGFIQGKTPDLLILDEILISVRDGILAEDELLEFIAQKPAKLELVLTGRCATDGLIEVADYVSNIQKVKHPFDRKIYSREGIEF; encoded by the coding sequence ATGAATACAGGATTAGTTCACATTTATACAGGAGAAGGAAAAGGTAAAACCACTGCTGCGGTTGGGTTGGCAGTTCGTGCATTAGGTCACGGAATGACTGTTTGCTATGCTCATTTTAATAAGCGGCCTGAGTTGTATGGTTACCACGAAATTCAGAGTTTGCAGAAACTGGGTGCCACAATCCTCGGATTTACCGAAGGACATTGGTCGTTTAACCCAAAAGTTACCCGCGAGAGTAGTCGCGAAGATGTTAAAAACGGACTGATTCAACTGACCGGATTTATCCAGGGGAAAACCCCCGATTTGCTGATCTTAGACGAGATTCTGATTTCGGTGCGCGATGGCATTTTGGCTGAAGACGAATTGCTCGAATTTATTGCGCAAAAGCCAGCCAAGCTCGAACTGGTATTGACTGGTCGGTGCGCCACTGATGGACTGATTGAGGTGGCCGATTACGTGAGCAACATTCAAAAAGTAAAGCATCCGTTCGACCGAAAAATTTACAGCCGCGAAGGAATCGAGTTTTAA
- a CDS encoding metallophosphoesterase family protein has protein sequence MKTIYWRQVGIAQFLLLVLLLASCNLIEYHPYDLNSKNQPSNLNETYISRIEALSDEKDTIRFVFMGDTQRYYDETSDFVNSVNKRSDIDFVIHGGDITDFGMSKEYLWIHDIMKNLKVPYVALIGNHDVLGHGKEVYNKIYGDFNFSFKFRKTRFICLNTNALEFDYSTPVPDFDYMAGFLNDTASIDRTVVVMHSPPFDDQFNNNSGSMFNYLLEHYNNLLFCLHAHRHELSVNDYYKNGILYYGCDDISGRNYLLFTLVGNSYSYRVVNF, from the coding sequence ATGAAAACAATTTATTGGCGGCAAGTGGGAATTGCTCAATTCCTGCTGCTAGTCTTACTTTTAGCGTCGTGCAATCTGATCGAATATCATCCTTATGATTTGAATTCTAAGAACCAGCCATCGAACCTGAATGAAACTTACATTTCCCGGATTGAAGCATTGAGTGACGAAAAAGATACGATTCGGTTTGTTTTTATGGGCGATACTCAGCGCTATTACGATGAAACCAGCGATTTTGTGAATAGCGTAAATAAACGCAGCGATATTGACTTTGTTATTCACGGAGGCGATATTACCGATTTCGGAATGAGCAAAGAGTATCTGTGGATTCATGACATCATGAAAAACCTGAAGGTTCCTTACGTTGCCCTGATTGGAAATCATGACGTTTTGGGCCATGGGAAAGAAGTATATAATAAGATTTATGGCGATTTTAACTTCTCATTCAAATTCAGGAAAACACGTTTTATTTGCCTGAATACAAATGCTCTTGAGTTCGATTATTCAACGCCTGTTCCTGATTTTGATTATATGGCTGGCTTTTTAAACGATACGGCATCAATTGACCGGACTGTGGTTGTGATGCACTCACCACCGTTTGACGATCAGTTCAATAACAATTCGGGATCAATGTTTAACTACCTTCTTGAACATTACAATAACCTGCTGTTTTGCCTCCATGCCCACCGCCATGAGCTTAGTGTAAACGATTATTATAAAAACGGGATACTGTATTATGGATGCGACGACATATCTGGCCGTAATTACCTTTTATTCACTCTCGTTGGAAATTCATATTCTTATCGTGTCGTCAATTTTTAA